Proteins found in one candidate division TA06 bacterium genomic segment:
- a CDS encoding aminotransferase class I/II-fold pyridoxal phosphate-dependent enzyme — MKHRTSPNRSPQSRAPLYEALADYVKQPKVAFHTPGHKQGRGIDQAWRQLVGDNIFRMDLTVLPETDCLFHPTGVLKAAQALAAKAYQADHSYFLVNGSTGGNLAMLMGVLFPGDKIIVPRHTHKSVIAGLIMSGALPVYIHPEVNQEWGLILNVSPESVERAMEKNPGARAVFVSSPTYHGICCDLEKIVKAAHLRDRVVMVDQAHGPHFLFHPSLPTSAMEAGADICVESTHKLISGLTQASMLHVKGPNIDIRDLEEVLLLTQSTSPSYLLMASLDLARRQMALHGRELLEKSIRISVKLKKDINAVKGLYCLNAEDVKPFKLDPSKLIVFVDKLGLTGYQASQILNEKYGIQAEMADWDHVAFIFTLADGQAEAGKLLAALKSLAGSCQPNARLKKLDIQFPSNYPAMSLTPREAFFAGYKAIPLKDSVGEISTEFFTVYPPGIPVIVPGERITKEAVEYLRDMKKIGAILVGPEAGQPGKIRVVA; from the coding sequence ATGAAACATCGCACATCCCCCAACCGTTCCCCCCAGAGCCGGGCACCGCTGTACGAGGCCCTGGCCGACTACGTCAAACAGCCCAAGGTGGCCTTTCACACCCCCGGCCACAAGCAGGGCAGGGGCATAGACCAGGCCTGGCGCCAGTTAGTAGGGGACAACATCTTCCGGATGGACCTGACCGTCCTGCCGGAGACAGACTGCCTGTTCCATCCCACTGGCGTCCTAAAAGCAGCCCAGGCCCTGGCCGCCAAGGCCTACCAGGCCGACCACAGCTATTTTCTGGTCAACGGCTCCACCGGCGGCAACCTGGCCATGCTGATGGGCGTGCTGTTCCCCGGCGACAAGATCATCGTCCCCCGGCACACCCACAAGTCGGTGATCGCCGGGCTGATCATGTCCGGGGCTTTGCCGGTCTACATCCATCCCGAGGTCAACCAGGAGTGGGGGCTGATCCTGAACGTCTCGCCGGAGTCGGTGGAGCGGGCCATGGAAAAGAACCCCGGGGCCCGGGCGGTGTTCGTCTCCTCGCCCACCTACCACGGCATATGCTGCGACCTGGAGAAGATAGTGAAGGCCGCCCATCTGCGCGACAGGGTGGTGATGGTGGACCAGGCCCACGGCCCGCATTTCCTGTTCCACCCGAGTTTGCCCACTTCGGCCATGGAGGCCGGGGCCGACATCTGCGTGGAGAGCACCCACAAGCTGATCTCCGGCCTGACCCAGGCCTCCATGCTGCACGTCAAGGGGCCCAACATAGACATCCGCGATCTGGAGGAAGTGCTTTTGCTGACCCAGAGCACCAGCCCGTCCTATCTGCTGATGGCCTCGCTGGACCTGGCCCGCCGGCAGATGGCCCTGCACGGCCGGGAACTGCTGGAAAAGTCCATCAGGATCTCGGTCAAGCTGAAGAAGGACATCAACGCCGTCAAGGGCCTGTACTGCCTGAATGCCGAGGACGTCAAGCCGTTCAAACTGGACCCTTCCAAGCTGATCGTCTTCGTGGACAAGCTGGGACTGACCGGCTACCAGGCCAGCCAGATACTTAATGAGAAGTACGGCATCCAGGCCGAGATGGCCGACTGGGACCACGTGGCCTTCATCTTCACTTTGGCCGACGGACAAGCCGAGGCCGGCAAACTGCTGGCGGCGCTAAAATCATTAGCCGGTTCCTGCCAGCCCAACGCACGGCTGAAAAAACTGGACATCCAGTTCCCCTCCAACTATCCCGCCATGTCGCTGACCCCGAGAGAGGCTTTTTTTGCCGGTTACAAGGCCATACCCTTAAAGGATTCGGTGGGCGAGATCTCGACCGAGTTCTTTACCGTCTATCCGCCGGGCATCCCGGTGATAGTGCCGGGCGAGCGGATCACCAAAGAGGCGGTGGAGTATCTTAGGGACATGAAGAAGATCGGGGCCATCCTGGTGGGGCCGGAGGCCGGGCAGCCGGGGAAGATAAGGGTTGTGGCTTGA
- a CDS encoding fused MFS/spermidine synthase, whose product MVDIDKQLVDFCRKELPEWAGKAFTDKRSKVLYMDARTYLEKSKEKFDVIIIDLTEPIEGGPSFKLYTKEFYQLLHNRLTEHGIITLQAGTTRVHDTDMLTSIAKTISTAFPVVNIYQVIIPSFGLPWGFIMGSKTYDPLTYSPAQIDHLIQKRGLKKLEFYDGVTHLGMFCLPKFLRRDFEKQQRVITDKKLMTAKFQ is encoded by the coding sequence ATGGTTGACATCGACAAACAGCTGGTGGACTTCTGCCGCAAGGAACTGCCGGAGTGGGCCGGAAAAGCCTTCACCGACAAGCGTTCCAAGGTCCTGTACATGGACGCCCGGACATATTTGGAAAAGTCAAAAGAGAAGTTCGATGTCATCATCATAGACCTGACCGAGCCCATAGAGGGCGGGCCGTCCTTCAAGCTCTACACTAAGGAATTCTACCAGCTGCTCCACAACCGGCTGACCGAACACGGCATCATCACCCTTCAGGCCGGGACGACCAGGGTCCACGACACGGACATGCTGACCTCCATCGCCAAGACCATTTCCACGGCCTTCCCGGTGGTCAACATCTACCAGGTGATCATCCCCTCGTTCGGCCTGCCCTGGGGCTTCATCATGGGCTCCAAGACCTATGACCCGCTGACCTATTCCCCGGCCCAGATAGACCACCTGATCCAGAAGCGGGGACTGAAGAAGCTGGAGTTCTACGACGGCGTGACCCACCTGGGGATGTTCTGCCTGCCAAAATTCCTGCGCCGGGACTTTGAGAAACAACAGCGGGTGATCACGGACAAGAAACTGATGACGGCGAAATTTCAATAA
- a CDS encoding DUF1858 domain-containing protein — MDQITKEMTIMEVVNQHPKTIKVFYSHGLFCVGCSVAYRETVEQGAITHGLDAGQLVVELNACLKEAEPAEKK; from the coding sequence ATGGACCAGATCACCAAGGAAATGACCATCATGGAGGTGGTCAACCAGCACCCCAAGACCATCAAGGTATTCTATTCGCACGGTCTTTTCTGCGTGGGCTGCAGCGTGGCCTACCGGGAAACGGTGGAACAGGGGGCTATCACCCACGGATTGGACGCCGGCCAGCTGGTGGTAGAGCTTAATGCCTGTCTTAAGGAAGCCGAACCGGCGGAGAAAAAGTAA
- a CDS encoding dienelactone hydrolase family protein yields MRHFKLLLPLLLLLLMSSPSIAQNADSANYYLKLAAQDYQAKDYQKAAQGYISALRHYPGYTAAVYNTACCYSLLNNQAEAIRWLEKAVDLGYYKFDQDQDLNNIRSTKQYRKILARAQMLAAELKNKMDNPVIGLPQDMDTAKTYGLLVALHGYGSDPNNIMQALAGVPQQMGYIVLAPYGHEPAGRDGYSWGDRDTAEQRVLAAIKNAQAQYKIDPSKLILMGFSQGATTAYYIGTKNAALFKGIIPMAGMYDSSLDQFLPRSRENNLKVYIMFGELESEAMIKSNLEAIRSFIMSGVTASFNVYARLGHAFPPNHEFELRRAIEWIEK; encoded by the coding sequence ATGAGACACTTTAAACTCCTGTTACCACTGCTGCTGTTGCTTCTTATGTCTTCGCCCAGCATTGCCCAGAACGCCGATTCGGCCAACTACTACCTGAAACTGGCCGCCCAGGATTATCAGGCTAAGGATTATCAAAAAGCGGCCCAGGGTTACATTTCAGCATTAAGGCATTATCCCGGCTATACGGCGGCAGTCTATAACACGGCCTGCTGTTACAGCCTTTTGAACAACCAGGCCGAGGCCATTAGATGGCTGGAAAAGGCGGTGGACCTGGGTTATTACAAATTTGATCAGGACCAGGACCTGAATAATATCCGCAGCACCAAACAATACAGAAAGATCCTGGCCCGGGCTCAAATGCTTGCTGCTGAATTGAAAAACAAAATGGATAACCCTGTCATCGGGCTGCCCCAGGATATGGATACCGCCAAGACCTACGGCCTGCTGGTGGCCCTGCACGGCTACGGCAGCGATCCCAACAACATCATGCAGGCCCTGGCCGGCGTTCCGCAGCAGATGGGTTACATAGTGCTGGCCCCCTACGGTCATGAACCGGCGGGGAGGGACGGATACAGCTGGGGCGACCGGGACACGGCCGAACAGAGGGTGCTGGCCGCCATAAAAAATGCCCAGGCCCAATACAAGATAGATCCTTCAAAGCTAATACTGATGGGCTTTTCCCAGGGAGCCACCACTGCTTATTATATCGGCACCAAGAATGCTGCTCTTTTCAAGGGCATCATCCCCATGGCTGGGATGTACGATTCTTCGCTGGACCAGTTCCTGCCCCGCAGCCGGGAGAATAACCTTAAAGTCTATATCATGTTCGGGGAGCTGGAATCTGAGGCCATGATCAAGTCCAATCTGGAGGCCATAAGATCGTTCATCATGTCGGGGGTAACCGCCAGTTTCAATGTCTACGCCCGGCTGGGGCATGCCTTTCCGCCCAATCATGAGTTTGAGCTGCGGCGGGCCATCGAGTGGATAGAGAAGTAA
- a CDS encoding SDR family NAD(P)-dependent oxidoreductase has product MKKAVIIGATSGIGKGLAEILAKNNYLVGITGRRKELLEKLKSETPERYFAKVIDVTDTINTIQLLEELAAELGGLDLLVISSGTGDLNDDLDFAIEKRTIETNVTGFTGIADWAFRYFEGQGSGHLAAISSIAGIRGSRQAPSYGATKAYQINYLEALRQKAARLKKPIYVSDIRPGFVDTSMAKGEGQFWVASVDKAAQQIFHAIKGKKKVAYITKRWSIIAIILKLLPNVVYDRI; this is encoded by the coding sequence ATGAAAAAAGCGGTAATAATTGGAGCAACCTCCGGAATCGGGAAAGGTCTGGCAGAAATTCTGGCTAAAAACAATTATCTGGTCGGAATAACCGGCAGGCGAAAAGAGTTGCTGGAAAAGCTTAAAAGCGAAACGCCGGAGAGGTATTTTGCAAAAGTCATTGATGTGACCGATACTATAAACACGATCCAACTGCTGGAAGAACTGGCGGCGGAACTGGGTGGGCTGGACTTGCTGGTCATAAGTTCCGGCACGGGCGACCTGAACGACGATCTCGATTTTGCCATAGAGAAAAGGACCATCGAAACGAATGTGACCGGATTCACCGGCATCGCCGACTGGGCCTTTAGATATTTCGAAGGTCAAGGATCGGGACACTTGGCGGCGATTAGCTCCATTGCCGGGATCCGCGGAAGCAGGCAGGCACCTTCTTACGGCGCCACCAAAGCCTACCAGATCAACTATCTGGAAGCCCTGCGGCAGAAAGCGGCCAGGTTGAAAAAGCCCATTTACGTAAGCGACATCCGGCCTGGTTTTGTGGACACCTCCATGGCCAAGGGCGAAGGACAATTTTGGGTGGCTTCGGTAGATAAAGCGGCCCAGCAGATATTCCACGCCATAAAGGGAAAAAAGAAAGTGGCTTATATAACAAAACGGTGGAGCATTATTGCTATCATCCTGAAACTTTTACCCAACGTTGTTTACGACAGAATCTAA
- a CDS encoding ABC transporter ATP-binding protein encodes MNLIISNLTKKYSNGVTALNNVSVEIPTGMFGLLGPNGAGKTTLMRTIATLQEPDTGQVYFGEIDVLKEKMEVKKTLGYLPQTFDFYPKETAESMLDHFILLKGIKAKKARRGKVDELLKRVNLWEQRKQKLGTFSGGMKQRFGIALVLLGNPQLIIVDEPTAGLDPAERVRFHNLLSEIGQDKVVILSTHIVDDVSDLCPSLAIIDKGRIVLQARTLDAIAALEGKVWEKEIPKSEIPEYQNKYDLLSSRLFAGRTLIRIHNAGDPGDGFIPQPAGLEDVYFHTLKR; translated from the coding sequence ATGAACCTAATAATCAGCAATCTCACCAAGAAATATTCCAACGGAGTGACGGCCTTGAACAACGTTTCGGTGGAGATACCCACCGGCATGTTTGGCCTTTTGGGTCCCAACGGAGCCGGCAAGACCACCCTGATGCGCACCATCGCCACCCTCCAGGAACCGGATACCGGACAAGTTTATTTCGGTGAAATAGATGTGCTGAAAGAAAAAATGGAGGTCAAAAAAACACTGGGCTACCTGCCCCAAACATTCGACTTTTATCCCAAGGAAACAGCCGAATCTATGCTGGATCATTTCATATTGCTCAAGGGCATCAAAGCTAAAAAGGCCCGGCGGGGCAAGGTGGATGAACTTTTAAAAAGGGTCAACCTGTGGGAGCAAAGAAAGCAGAAACTGGGGACTTTTTCCGGCGGCATGAAACAGAGGTTCGGCATCGCCCTGGTGCTGCTGGGAAATCCGCAGCTGATAATTGTGGACGAGCCTACCGCCGGGCTGGATCCGGCCGAGCGGGTGCGGTTCCACAACCTTTTAAGCGAGATAGGACAGGACAAGGTGGTCATACTATCCACTCATATCGTAGACGACGTCTCCGACCTCTGCCCCAGTCTGGCCATCATCGATAAGGGGCGGATAGTGCTGCAAGCCAGGACGCTGGATGCCATTGCTGCATTAGAGGGAAAGGTCTGGGAGAAGGAGATACCAAAATCGGAGATACCCGAATACCAGAATAAATATGATCTGCTGTCATCGCGACTGTTTGCCGGCAGGACTTTAATTCGCATCCACAATGCCGGCGATCCGGGGGATGGTTTTATCCCCCAACCAGCCGGTCTGGAGGATGTCTATTTCCACACTCTTAAAAGGTAG
- a CDS encoding DUF3795 domain-containing protein — translation MDHKNMTAPCGIACFECIVFKASSNQAIRQQISQRIGMDLEKSSCDGCRARKGKAFLADQNKIFPEGKCCLIGENGQCRIYSCAEDHGLHNCSECGDFPCELLQPFADRANMLPQNLKVYNLCLIKKMGLKKWAEEKAGKVWSDYKTKKMDV, via the coding sequence ATGGATCATAAGAATATGACTGCGCCTTGCGGAATAGCCTGTTTCGAGTGCATCGTATTCAAGGCCAGTTCCAACCAAGCGATAAGGCAACAGATCTCGCAAAGGATCGGAATGGACCTGGAAAAGTCATCTTGCGATGGCTGCCGAGCCAGGAAAGGGAAAGCTTTTCTGGCCGACCAGAACAAAATATTTCCGGAGGGCAAGTGCTGTCTGATAGGAGAGAACGGGCAATGCCGAATCTACAGCTGCGCCGAAGACCATGGTTTGCATAACTGCAGCGAGTGTGGGGATTTCCCCTGCGAACTGCTCCAGCCGTTTGCTGATAGGGCCAATATGCTGCCCCAAAACCTGAAGGTTTATAATCTGTGCCTGATAAAGAAGATGGGGCTGAAGAAGTGGGCTGAGGAAAAGGCAGGAAAGGTATGGAGCGATTATAAGACGAAGAAAATGGATGTTTAA
- the uvrA gene encoding excinuclease ABC subunit UvrA, whose protein sequence is MMDKLTIRGAREHNLKNIDLEIPRDRLVVITGLSGSGKSSLAFDTLYAEGQRRYVESLSAYARQFLGLMEKPDVDFIDGLSPAIAIEQRAASKNPRSTVGTVTEIHDYLRLLFARIGRPHCPKCGQPISSQTVQQITDAILEQPEGTKLAILAPLIQSRKGEYRELFDKLRREGFVRVRIDKKLYDIDALPVLDKNKKHAIDAVVDRMTIGQKAQKRIADSLETALKLSEGLVAAIYNDKQEVLYSEKLSCTKCHISLGELSPRMFSFNSPFGACPACSGLGTKMEIDPEALVHNPELTVNQGAISHYGDPMGHWIGSHLEAVAKAYNFSLDEPWGKMSQKNRDILLYGTDREIKVRYESASNDNVYQFSKKFEGIIPMMMRRYHQTDSDYVRYEVEKFMSILPCPVCQGARLKPESLAVKVAGRSINELSKLSVKNSRLFFGSELKLSEKEKTIAKQVLKEINSRLGFLTDVGLDYLSLDRSSESLSGGEAQRIHLATQIGASLTGVLYVLDEPSIGLHQRDNVKLLNTLIKLRDIGNTVIVVEHDQETMLAADFIVDLGPGAGAGGGEIVALGTPKKVMQTKASLTGQYLAGTRKIPVPKKRRAGNKLSLKLLGCRENNLKDLDVEFPLGKLIGITGVSGSGKSTLINDTLYQALAQKLYRSRTQPGKHRKMEGWENLDKVINIDQSPIGRTPRSNPATYTGLFTTLRELFAMTQESKLRGYANGRFSFNVKGGRCEACEGDGIVKIEMHFLPDVYVPCEVCKGQRYNRETLEVLYKGKNIAEILRMTVAEAQGFFANIPKVARKLTTLADVGLGYIQLGQSATTISGGEAQRVKLSAELSKIATGKTLYILDEPTTGLHFEDVKMLLAVLHRLADMGNTVIVIEHNLDIVKSCDWIIDLGPEGGDEGGQLLACGTPEQVAANKASYTGQYLKKEL, encoded by the coding sequence ATGATGGACAAACTGACCATCCGGGGGGCCCGGGAGCACAACCTCAAGAACATAGACCTGGAGATCCCCCGCGACCGGCTGGTGGTGATCACCGGGCTGTCCGGCTCGGGAAAATCCTCCCTGGCCTTCGACACCCTTTACGCCGAGGGCCAGCGCCGCTACGTGGAATCGCTGTCGGCCTACGCCCGGCAGTTTTTGGGCCTGATGGAGAAGCCCGACGTGGACTTCATCGACGGGCTGTCCCCGGCCATCGCCATCGAGCAGAGGGCGGCCAGCAAGAACCCCCGCTCCACCGTGGGCACGGTCACCGAGATCCACGACTACCTGAGACTGCTGTTCGCCCGGATCGGCCGCCCCCACTGCCCCAAGTGCGGCCAGCCCATCTCATCGCAGACCGTCCAGCAGATCACCGACGCCATATTGGAACAGCCCGAGGGCACCAAGCTGGCCATTCTGGCCCCGCTGATCCAGAGCCGCAAGGGCGAGTACCGGGAGCTGTTCGACAAACTGCGGCGCGAGGGCTTTGTGCGGGTGCGGATAGACAAGAAGCTTTATGACATCGACGCCCTGCCGGTGCTGGACAAGAACAAGAAGCACGCCATAGACGCGGTGGTGGACCGGATGACCATCGGCCAAAAAGCCCAGAAGCGGATCGCCGATTCGCTGGAGACCGCCCTGAAACTTTCGGAAGGTTTGGTGGCGGCCATTTACAACGACAAGCAGGAAGTGCTGTACAGCGAAAAGCTCTCCTGCACCAAGTGCCACATCTCGCTGGGCGAGCTTTCGCCCCGGATGTTCTCCTTCAACAGCCCCTTTGGGGCCTGCCCGGCCTGCTCCGGGCTGGGCACCAAGATGGAGATAGACCCCGAGGCCCTGGTCCACAACCCGGAGCTGACCGTCAACCAGGGGGCCATATCCCACTACGGCGACCCCATGGGCCACTGGATCGGCAGCCACCTGGAGGCGGTGGCCAAGGCCTACAACTTCTCGCTGGACGAGCCCTGGGGCAAGATGTCCCAGAAGAACCGGGACATCCTGCTCTACGGCACCGACAGGGAGATCAAGGTCCGCTACGAGTCGGCCTCCAACGACAACGTCTACCAGTTCTCCAAGAAGTTCGAGGGCATCATCCCCATGATGATGCGCCGCTACCATCAGACCGATTCCGACTACGTCCGCTACGAGGTGGAAAAGTTCATGTCCATCCTGCCCTGCCCGGTCTGCCAGGGGGCGCGGTTGAAGCCGGAATCCCTGGCGGTGAAGGTGGCCGGAAGGTCCATCAACGAGCTTTCAAAACTATCGGTGAAAAATTCCCGGCTGTTCTTCGGCTCCGAGCTGAAGCTGAGCGAAAAGGAAAAGACCATCGCCAAGCAGGTGCTCAAGGAGATCAACTCCCGCCTGGGCTTTTTGACCGACGTGGGGCTGGATTACCTGTCTTTGGACCGCAGCTCGGAATCCCTTTCCGGGGGCGAGGCTCAGCGCATCCACCTAGCAACGCAGATAGGCGCCAGCTTGACCGGCGTGCTTTATGTGCTGGACGAGCCCTCCATCGGCCTGCACCAGCGGGACAACGTGAAACTGCTGAACACCCTGATCAAACTGCGGGACATCGGCAACACCGTGATAGTGGTGGAGCACGACCAGGAGACCATGCTGGCCGCCGATTTCATAGTGGACCTGGGCCCGGGGGCCGGGGCCGGCGGCGGCGAGATCGTGGCCCTGGGCACTCCCAAAAAGGTGATGCAGACCAAGGCTTCATTGACCGGGCAGTATCTGGCCGGGACAAGGAAGATACCGGTGCCCAAGAAGCGCCGGGCCGGGAACAAGCTGAGCCTGAAGCTTTTGGGCTGCCGGGAGAACAATCTAAAGGATCTGGACGTGGAGTTCCCGCTGGGAAAGCTGATCGGCATCACCGGGGTCTCCGGCTCCGGCAAAAGCACCCTGATCAACGACACCCTGTACCAGGCTTTGGCCCAAAAGCTGTACCGCTCCCGCACCCAGCCCGGCAAGCATAGGAAAATGGAAGGCTGGGAGAACCTGGACAAGGTGATCAACATAGACCAGTCGCCCATCGGGCGCACCCCCCGCTCCAACCCCGCCACCTACACCGGGCTGTTCACCACCCTGCGCGAGCTTTTTGCCATGACCCAGGAGTCCAAACTGCGGGGCTACGCCAACGGAAGGTTCTCCTTTAATGTGAAGGGCGGGCGCTGCGAGGCCTGCGAGGGCGACGGGATAGTGAAGATAGAGATGCACTTCCTGCCGGATGTCTACGTTCCCTGCGAGGTCTGCAAGGGCCAGCGCTACAACCGGGAGACGCTGGAGGTACTGTACAAGGGAAAGAACATCGCCGAGATACTGCGGATGACCGTGGCCGAGGCCCAGGGGTTCTTTGCCAACATCCCCAAAGTGGCCCGCAAGCTGACCACTTTGGCCGATGTGGGCCTGGGGTACATCCAGCTGGGGCAGTCGGCCACCACCATCTCCGGCGGCGAGGCCCAGCGGGTGAAGCTTTCGGCCGAGTTGTCCAAGATAGCCACCGGCAAGACCCTGTACATATTGGACGAGCCGACGACTGGATTGCACTTTGAGGACGTCAAGATGCTCTTGGCTGTTCTGCACCGTCTGGCCGACATGGGAAATACCGTGATAGTGATAGAGCACAACCTGGACATAGTGAAGTCCTGCGACTGGATAATTGACCTGGGTCCCGAGGGCGGCGACGAAGGCGGGCAATTGCTGGCCTGCGGCACCCCGGAACAGGTTGCGGCCAACAAGGCGTCTTATACCGGGCAGTATTTGAAGAAGGAATTGTGA
- a CDS encoding cupin domain-containing protein, with product MPKAINLEKCFEMFQDTFSPKIIGELNGQLVMVVKCQGDKVPWHTHENEDEMFLVMDGELEVQEKGGSATLQKGEMYIVKRGTEHRVVPKGLVKLMLFEPAGIEHTGKVKSEITKKSFERLEV from the coding sequence ATGCCAAAAGCGATAAATCTGGAAAAATGTTTCGAAATGTTCCAGGATACCTTTTCGCCCAAGATAATAGGCGAGCTTAACGGACAGCTGGTGATGGTGGTGAAATGTCAGGGCGACAAGGTGCCGTGGCACACCCACGAGAACGAGGACGAGATGTTCCTGGTGATGGACGGGGAGCTGGAGGTCCAGGAGAAGGGCGGCAGTGCGACACTGCAAAAGGGGGAGATGTATATCGTAAAGCGGGGCACCGAGCACCGGGTGGTTCCCAAGGGGCTGGTGAAGCTGATGCTGTTCGAGCCGGCCGGGATAGAACATACCGGGAAGGTGAAGTCCGAGATCACAAAGAAGAGTTTCGAGCGGCTTGAGGTATGA
- a CDS encoding tetratricopeptide repeat protein, which produces MPHSRRHKLNEPLTSLFQLYRKRGEVYRLIGSYDKALGDFVRMHAAAALQGDQVRQAEAISCQGLVSLVKGEFAQAEAHYNRALEKYLAHRDLSGQVECYNGLGKLMQYLEKNDKAYEYYASGLEICKKNGDRKNECICLENIADSYHATGKVNEAIKILEELVAYYEGLSDIRNIGHIYGSLGFLYSEVDNHQSAIKYLKTSEDIATKIGDTTNLLNSCCFAGLACFKSHQYKEANASFYKCYDIAVKQGTKYMQAVSLLNIGDVYNEMNEIGQAREYLDKMRALNIDIPGLNEEAKRITNQLNQKEKEVN; this is translated from the coding sequence ATGCCCCACTCCCGCCGGCATAAACTAAACGAACCCCTAACCTCCCTGTTCCAGCTTTACCGCAAACGGGGGGAGGTTTACCGCTTGATAGGCAGTTACGACAAGGCCCTGGGCGACTTTGTGCGGATGCACGCCGCCGCCGCCCTCCAGGGCGACCAGGTAAGGCAGGCCGAGGCCATCAGTTGTCAGGGGCTGGTAAGCCTGGTCAAGGGCGAGTTCGCCCAGGCCGAGGCCCATTACAACCGGGCCTTGGAGAAATACCTGGCCCACCGGGACCTCTCCGGGCAGGTGGAGTGCTACAACGGCCTGGGCAAGCTGATGCAGTACCTGGAAAAGAACGACAAGGCCTATGAATACTACGCCTCCGGCCTGGAGATCTGCAAAAAGAACGGGGATAGGAAGAATGAGTGCATATGTCTGGAGAATATAGCTGATAGTTACCATGCCACCGGGAAAGTAAATGAGGCCATAAAAATATTGGAAGAGTTGGTAGCCTATTATGAAGGCCTATCGGATATTAGAAACATCGGACATATTTATGGGTCGTTGGGTTTTTTATACAGTGAAGTTGATAATCACCAATCAGCGATTAAATATTTAAAGACATCAGAAGACATAGCCACTAAAATTGGCGATACTACTAACTTATTGAATAGTTGTTGTTTCGCCGGGCTTGCTTGCTTCAAAAGTCACCAATACAAGGAGGCCAACGCATCATTTTACAAATGCTATGATATAGCAGTAAAACAAGGAACTAAATACATGCAGGCAGTTTCCCTCTTGAACATTGGGGATGTTTACAACGAAATGAACGAGATCGGCCAAGCCCGGGAATACTTAGATAAAATGAGAGCTTTGAACATAGACATCCCCGGTCTTAACGAAGAAGCAAAAAGAATAACCAACCAGTTAAACCAAAAAGAAAAGGAGGTGAACTGA